A single window of Treponema denticola ATCC 35405 DNA harbors:
- the dnaX gene encoding DNA polymerase III subunit gamma/tau — protein sequence MEYQVTATRRRPQRFEDLLGQEFVAATLQKSIEAGKIAHAYLFSGPRGCGKTSSARILAKVLNCAEGPRPTPCGHCTSCEEITAGSCLDVIEIDGASNTSVNDVRQIKDEILFPPNSNRYKIYIIDEVHMLSTSAFNALLKTIEEPPPYVVFIFATTEIHKVPATIKSRCQQFNFKLVSIEILKQALADAAAELGISADDEALYWIAREATGSVRDAYTLFDQVAAFSDGHITFEKIHEKLGLTGVDSINKLVSACVAKNGQEALSILDGILQGGISVEQVVSDCADYFRSLLLVKHGITKEALIGQRADRFPQDILQGWEAVQIERALSIMLQLFKDLRFSIDQRYELELAVSRLSWLGDYVSPADLKTAFDAAKSLISSRRTDVETGRPLPHREESRPKESPRPFDNAGSLTEQFKAVLRRDNKLDVFTEKKNEEKQPVSNNVPSDNVSFEKKDEAQETVLQTVRSVENAFNNVEELKEPLIEALLEKSGILSSAVGQSKDWILKEDSLTLFARSSFDYTLIQKQKDTVIDSISEITGKKIKLILKEYIPPQPENKVEETVKEPEKIRTITDVFMGKIVECKNLISESEEGEENEVQNVQNPAAIQEQNS from the coding sequence ATGGAATATCAAGTAACAGCGACACGGAGGCGGCCTCAGCGTTTTGAAGATTTGCTGGGTCAGGAATTCGTTGCCGCAACATTGCAAAAATCGATTGAGGCAGGTAAGATAGCCCATGCCTATCTTTTTTCGGGTCCGAGGGGATGCGGAAAGACAAGTTCGGCCAGGATTTTGGCCAAGGTGCTCAACTGTGCCGAGGGACCTAGGCCTACGCCTTGCGGCCATTGTACCTCTTGTGAGGAAATTACTGCCGGTTCGTGTTTGGATGTAATCGAAATTGACGGTGCTTCAAATACGAGTGTAAATGATGTAAGACAGATAAAAGATGAGATTTTATTTCCTCCGAATTCGAACAGGTATAAAATTTATATAATTGACGAAGTTCACATGCTTTCGACAAGTGCCTTTAATGCCCTATTAAAGACGATAGAGGAGCCTCCTCCTTATGTCGTGTTTATTTTTGCGACCACCGAAATTCATAAGGTTCCGGCAACAATTAAAAGCCGCTGTCAGCAGTTTAATTTTAAGCTCGTATCGATAGAGATACTAAAGCAGGCCTTGGCAGATGCCGCTGCAGAGCTGGGGATAAGTGCCGATGATGAGGCCCTTTATTGGATTGCCCGCGAGGCAACCGGAAGCGTAAGGGATGCTTACACTCTTTTTGACCAAGTTGCAGCCTTTTCGGACGGGCATATAACCTTTGAGAAGATACACGAAAAGCTCGGCCTTACAGGCGTCGATTCAATCAATAAGCTTGTGTCGGCCTGTGTTGCAAAAAACGGTCAAGAAGCCCTGTCTATCTTGGACGGAATTTTGCAGGGAGGAATCTCGGTCGAGCAGGTAGTTTCGGATTGTGCGGATTATTTTAGAAGCCTTTTACTTGTAAAGCACGGTATTACAAAGGAAGCTCTTATCGGGCAAAGAGCCGACCGCTTTCCGCAGGATATCCTGCAAGGCTGGGAGGCTGTGCAAATAGAAAGAGCCCTAAGTATAATGCTCCAACTTTTTAAGGACCTAAGGTTTTCTATTGATCAAAGATATGAGTTAGAGCTTGCCGTTTCGCGTCTTTCTTGGCTTGGCGATTATGTCTCACCTGCCGATTTAAAAACCGCCTTTGACGCAGCTAAGAGCCTTATTTCAAGCCGAAGGACGGATGTTGAAACAGGAAGACCTCTTCCGCATCGCGAGGAAAGTCGGCCTAAGGAGTCTCCGCGCCCTTTTGACAATGCGGGCAGTTTGACCGAACAATTTAAGGCCGTTTTAAGACGGGACAATAAATTGGACGTGTTTACCGAAAAAAAAAATGAAGAGAAACAGCCGGTTTCAAATAATGTGCCTTCAGATAATGTTTCTTTTGAAAAAAAAGATGAGGCACAAGAAACCGTACTTCAGACTGTCCGCAGTGTAGAGAACGCTTTTAATAATGTAGAGGAGTTAAAAGAACCTTTAATTGAAGCTCTTTTAGAAAAGAGCGGGATATTGTCTTCTGCTGTAGGTCAAAGTAAGGATTGGATTTTAAAAGAAGACAGCCTTACACTTTTTGCCCGCAGCTCGTTTGACTATACGCTGATTCAAAAACAAAAGGATACGGTTATCGACTCTATTTCTGAAATTACAGGAAAAAAAATTAAATTAATTTTAAAAGAATATATTCCGCCTCAACCGGAAAATAAAGTTGAGGAGACGGTTAAGGAACCGGAAAAAATCCGTACCATAACTGATGTGTTTATGGGAAAAATAGTTGAATGTAAGAATTTGATATCAGAAAGTGAAGAGGGAGAAGAAAATGAAGTTCAAAATGTGCAAAATCCTGCTGCAATACAGGAACAAAACTCTTAG